A single window of Cydia fagiglandana chromosome 25, ilCydFagi1.1, whole genome shotgun sequence DNA harbors:
- the LOC134676976 gene encoding uncharacterized protein LOC134676976 produces MLPVKYLSLQKSELEYEVQLRGATAGSSVEELRRQIVKLAAEHPAEHILESPLDIRQDLRGCVEVLTKIQLNLDISEPSVPTIMRTQNMLNHLHNRLARITCGDDRKEYKDILEGHKVASQKLAALQAKRPTQITTTSSNLGAGPSSETSTAAPGVQNLISVTCDRTVADLSKLKFNGKTCVRSFIQRVDEFIVARNIASTKVLAFATEIFQDNALHWFRSVRDNISSWPELAAKLKEDFDQSNYDYRLTTEIRSRTQGEHENITVYLSIMSGMFSRLSTPPSEAEQLETLLHNIRPCYASTLAASSTEIRTIDSLRSLCRNYETYHSRHSQFQEPPRVTSDTVAPEFAYSRESNKSTNKFNNNTYNKQNYTYNNNYNKGQYSKNTTNYSQNQNQNKSQQQNYIHSVSNAAQNNKQQPYCPRCRSNNHHIRQCTASRDVFCFKCGKKDVKTPDCPVCNKKADTKN; encoded by the coding sequence ATGCTGCCTGTCAAATATCTTTCTCTTCAAAAATCGGAGCTTGAATATGAGGTTCAGCTCCGAGGTGCTACTGCCGGTTCTTCAGTAGAGGAATTGCGAAGACAAATTGTAAAATTAGCCGCGGAGCACCCGGCTGAACACATATTAGAGTCTCCGCTAGATATTCGACAGGATCTTAGGGGTTGCGTAGAAGTTCTtacaaaaatacaattaaatcttGATATTTCTGAACCAAGTGTACCTACTATTATGAGAACGCAAAATATGCTAAATCACCTTCATAATCGTTTAGCGAGGATAACGTGCGGTGACGACAGAAAAGAATATAAGGATATCCTAGAGGGGCATAAAGTCGCCTCCCAGAAGCTCGCGGCTCTTCAAGCTAAGAGGCCTACACAAATAACGACAACTTCTTCTAATTTAGGCGCGGGTCCCTCTAGTGAGACCTCGACGGCGGCCCCAGGGGTTCAGAACTTGATTTCGGTGACATGCGATCGCACTGTAGCTGACTTgagtaaattaaaatttaatggcAAAACTTGTGTCCGCTCATTTATACAGCGCGTCGACGAATTTATTGTTGCACGTAACATTGCATCAACAAAAGTATTAGCTTTCGCCACCGAAATCTTTCAAGACAACGCTCTGCATTGGTTCCGTTCGGTACGGGACAATATTTCTTCCTGGCCAGAACTCGCTGCTAAATTGAAAGAGGACTTCGATCAATCTAATTATGATTACCGACTTACGACGGAGATTCGCTCTCGGACTCAGGGTGAACATGAAAACATAACTGTTTATCTTTCCATTATGAGTGGTATGTTTTCTCGTCTTTCGACACCCCCAAGCGAAGCGGAGCAGCTCGAAACCTTACTTCACAATATTAGGCCGTGTTACGCAAGTACACTAGCAGCATCATCTACCGAAATTAGGACAATTGATTCTTTACGCTCATTGTGTCGCAATTACGAGACTTATCATTCTCGACACTCACAATTTCAGGAGCCACCAAGAGTGACTTCCGACACTGTTGCACCCGAATTTGCGTACTCTAGGGAATCAAATaaaagtacaaataaatttaacaacaatacatataataaacaaaattacacatataacaataattataataaaggaCAATATTCTAAAAACACCACAAATTATAGCCAgaatcaaaatcaaaacaagTCTCAACAACAAAATTATATACATTCTGTGTCCAATGCTGCTCAAAACAATAAACAACAACCGTATTGCCCAAGGTGCCGTAGTAATAATCATCATATTCGGCAATGTACGGCTAGTAGGGacgtgttttgttttaaatgtgGCAAGAAAGATGTCAAAACACCTGATTGTCCGGTTTGTAATAAAAAGGCAGATACAAAAAACTAG